GAACGGGCGGCGGCCGCTGGCGCTGTCCCCGGACGCGCTCGCGGTGATGAGCGCGTATGACTACCCGGGCAACGTGCGCGAGCTGCGCAACCTGGTGGAGCGGCTGGCCATCCTCTGCGAAGGCCCGGTCGTGTCGCGCACGGACGCGCTGGAGCTGCTGCCCAGGGGCCGGCCGCTGCCCCCCATGCCCGAGCCCACCGTCGGCGGGGACGCGGCGTCGCTCCAAGCGCCGGCGGCGGCCCTGCCCGCGGCGTCCGAGCCCGCCGCCCCATCAGGCCCGGGCGGCTGGCGGCCCCGCGTGGACCAGACCTTCCGCGAGCAGGTGGAGGACGCGGAGCGGGAGATCATCCAGCGGGTGCTCGCCCACACGCATGACAACGTGACGGAGGCGGCGCGGATCCTCGATCTGGAGCGGGGGCACTTCTACAAGAAGATGAAGGCCCTGGGCCTGCGCCGGGGACAATCCGAGGCGTGAGGCGCCCGCCCGGCCGCGTGCTTCCAGGCGCGTTGACGGCCCCGGAAGGGGTCTGGTCTATTGCCGCCACGGGTGCCGAGGGGCGCCCGCCACCCGGAAAGACGACGTCACCCTCGCTTCACCCGCTGTCGACAGACTCCCGATGAAGTCCTTCCACGGTCCCCCAACGGGTGAGGGCCAGCACCGGAGGATTCGTCATGGGAACCGGCAGCACCCGCCCCACCTCGCTGCATGATTACAAGGTCCGAGCGTCGCTCCTGCTCAAGGACCTGGGCTCGCCCGAAACCGCCCGCGCCACGCGCGCCGCGGAGCGGATGCGCGCCCTGCCCTTCTTCGCCAGCCTGTCCCTGGGCGAGGTGCTCGCGCGCCGGGACACCGTGAAGCACAAACATGGGCTCACCGTCATCGCCCGGGAGGCGGGCCACCCCACCTGGACGGAGCTGAAACACGCGCTGGAGGACAGCGACGCACCCCTGCCCGGCCTGGACACCCGCGCCTTCTTCCAGCAGAGCCGGGGCGTCTTCCTCAACCGGTGGTTCTCCACCTACGCGGAGGCCGCGCTGTCCTTGAAGGCACACGGGGGCTTCCTCTTCCCCTTCCGCCACCAGTGCTTCATCTGCGAGGCCGACTTCCTCCAGGCGCTGGGCATCGACGCGCAGGACGCGGACTGGGACCGGCTGGGGCGCGACTGGGTGCGCCCCCTCGACCGCGCCGCGAAGGAGCGGCTGGAGACGAAGCTCGTCTCGCTCGGCTACGGAGGCGCCCATGTCCAGCGGTGACGACTCGCGGGCGTCTCGCGCCGAACGCAAGCGCGCCTACAAGGAGGCGGAGGTGCCCATGGGCATCTACGCCATCCGCAACCGCGCCAACGGCAAGGTGTTCGTGGGCCACAGCCTCAACCTGCCCGCTGTGTTCAACCGCGCTCGCTTCGAGTTCGCCCAGCGCATGCACCGCATCCCGGAACTCCAGGCGGACTGGGAGCACTTCGGCGAGGCGGCCTTCTCCTTCGAGGTGCTGGACACGCTCCCGCCCCGCGAGGAGTCCGGGGGGCCCCCACCCCTGGAGGAGCTGAAGGTGCTGGAGGAGATGTGGCTGGAGCGCCTGAAGCCCTACGGTGACGCCGGCTACAACCCACCTCCCAGGTCGTGAGCCCCGGGCCCGTGACGGGAGGACTCCCGTCACACCGCCGGGCCGGGTGCCCTGACTCGCCGGGACGTGCGAGGATGGGCGCCTCTCATGAGCACGAGCGCGGCCCCCATCCTCGGCATCGACTTCGGGACCACCAACACCGCGGCGGCGTACTTCGACAAGGCGGGCAAGCTGCGCGTGGTGCCCATCGCGGAGAAGAGCCTCACCCTGCCCTCCATCGCGTGGTTCCACGCGGGGGACAAGGCCATCGTCGGCCCCGCGGCGCGGCGGCAGATCATCGACGACCCGCGACACACCGTCTTCGGCGCCAAGCGCTTCCTGGGCCGCCGCTTCCAGTCCGAGTACGTGGCCCGCCACCGGGGCCGCTTCGCCTTCGAGCTGGTGGAGGGCCCGGACGGCTACACCGCCGTGGAGGTGTACGGCAAGGTGACGCCGCTCATCGACGTGGCCCACTTCATCCTCAAGCACCTGAACACGCTGGCCACGCACGCGGCGGGGATGAAGTTCGAGGAGTGCGTCCTCACCGTGCCCGCGCACGCCAACATCCGCCAGCGCGAGGCCATCCGCCGCGCGGCGGAGAAGGCCGGCCTGCGCGTGCGCGCCATCGTCAACGAGCCCACCGCCGCGGCGCTCTACTACGCCAACCTGCGCAACCCCGAGCAGACGGTGATGGTGTTCGACCTGGGCGGCGGCACCTTCGACGTCACCCTCATGTCGGTGCGCAACCGCGTGGTGAAGGTGCTGGCCACCGGCGGCGACGCGTTCCTCGGCGGCGCGAACTTCGACGAGGCCATCGTCGAAGCGCTGGTGGACGACTTCCAGAAGCAACACGGCGTCGACCTGCGGGACAACAAGGTCGTGATGCAGCGGCTCGTCTTCGCCGCCGAGTCCGCGAAGATGGCGCTGAGCAGCCACCCGTCCGTCCCCCTGCGCATCCCGTGCATCACGCAGAAGAACGGCGCCTTCGTGGACTTCAACGTCACGCTCACCCGCGAGCGGATGGAGGCCATGGTGTTCCAGCTCATCGAACGCACCGCCGCCGCGTGCGACGACGTGCTGGAGAAGGCGGGCCTGAAGCCGGACGCCATCGACGAGCTGGTGCTGGTGGGCGGCCAGACGCGCATGCCCGCCATCCGCAAGCGCCTGTCCCACTTCAAGAAGCTGTCGTCCGACAAGGAGGTGCACCCGGAGCTGGGCGTGGCCGTGGGCGCGGCCATCCTGGGGCGCAACCTGGCGCGCGGCATCAGCGGCCTGTCGGACGTGGTGCCCATGCCCATTGGCGCCATGGTGCCCGGCGGAGGCCAGCACGAGGTGCTCCCCGCCAACACCCCCGTGCCCGGGGTGCGCAGCGTGGACCTGGAGCTGCCGCCCTGGCCCGGCCCCGTGCCCATCGCCCTCTTCGAGGCCCTGGACCGCACCACCGTGGAGCGCGAGCTGCTGGGCACGGTGCGCATCGAGCCGGACTGGCGCGTGGCCCACCCGGGCCCCACCACGCTGGAGCTGCGCATGGGGCCGGACTTCGCCCTCACCGCCAGCCTCGTCGCCCCGGGCGGACAGCGCCAGCCCCTCACCATCAGCGACCCGAACGCGCCCCAACCCGCCTGAGGCCTCAGCCCCGAGCGTGGGCCGTCACGGTGCCCTTCAGCTCCTCCAGCAGCCGCCGGC
This region of Corallococcus silvisoli genomic DNA includes:
- a CDS encoding GIY-YIG nuclease family protein codes for the protein MSSGDDSRASRAERKRAYKEAEVPMGIYAIRNRANGKVFVGHSLNLPAVFNRARFEFAQRMHRIPELQADWEHFGEAAFSFEVLDTLPPREESGGPPPLEELKVLEEMWLERLKPYGDAGYNPPPRS
- a CDS encoding Hsp70 family protein, giving the protein MSTSAAPILGIDFGTTNTAAAYFDKAGKLRVVPIAEKSLTLPSIAWFHAGDKAIVGPAARRQIIDDPRHTVFGAKRFLGRRFQSEYVARHRGRFAFELVEGPDGYTAVEVYGKVTPLIDVAHFILKHLNTLATHAAGMKFEECVLTVPAHANIRQREAIRRAAEKAGLRVRAIVNEPTAAALYYANLRNPEQTVMVFDLGGGTFDVTLMSVRNRVVKVLATGGDAFLGGANFDEAIVEALVDDFQKQHGVDLRDNKVVMQRLVFAAESAKMALSSHPSVPLRIPCITQKNGAFVDFNVTLTRERMEAMVFQLIERTAAACDDVLEKAGLKPDAIDELVLVGGQTRMPAIRKRLSHFKKLSSDKEVHPELGVAVGAAILGRNLARGISGLSDVVPMPIGAMVPGGGQHEVLPANTPVPGVRSVDLELPPWPGPVPIALFEALDRTTVERELLGTVRIEPDWRVAHPGPTTLELRMGPDFALTASLVAPGGQRQPLTISDPNAPQPA